From a single Alloactinosynnema sp. L-07 genomic region:
- a CDS encoding YbaB/EbfC family nucleoid-associated protein has translation MNPEQWLAQYDEKLKQAAASAQKADKALREVGGTATSQDGEITVRVSASGATTGLVLRPGVRDLEPEQLARQIMDLTRQAQREASAQVVATMQEFMGDGPALDVVKEHLPEGYAGDGEEDPANLELRRDTRADDDYFDNPPEVVN, from the coding sequence ATGAACCCTGAGCAGTGGCTCGCGCAGTACGACGAGAAACTGAAGCAGGCCGCGGCCAGTGCGCAGAAGGCGGACAAGGCCCTGCGGGAGGTCGGCGGAACGGCGACGTCGCAGGACGGGGAGATCACCGTCCGGGTCAGCGCCAGTGGCGCCACGACCGGGCTGGTGCTGCGCCCGGGGGTGCGCGACCTGGAGCCCGAGCAACTCGCCCGGCAGATCATGGACCTGACCCGGCAGGCGCAGCGCGAGGCCAGCGCCCAGGTGGTGGCCACCATGCAGGAGTTCATGGGCGACGGGCCCGCGCTCGACGTGGTCAAGGAGCACCTGCCGGAGGGCTACGCGGGCGACGGCGAGGAAGACCCGGCGAACCTGGAGCTGCGGCGCGACACCAGAGCCGACGACGACTACTTCGACAACCCAC